The Rhodohalobacter sp. SW132 genome has a segment encoding these proteins:
- a CDS encoding DEAD/DEAH box helicase has product MTFNSLHLIDPILKSLKELGYTQPTPVQSKAIPIALKGTDVLASAQTGTGKTAAFAIPILQNLSSSTDTNQRNRKIRSLVVTPTRELAIQIDESLKNYGRYTDLRSTVIFGGVNQKKQVKELNRGVDILTATPGRLLDLMNQGHISLRDVEVFVLDEADRMLDMGFIHDVKKIMADLPKKRQTLFFSATMPREIVSLSNSILHNPVKIEITPNEPTVEAISQGIYFVDKGNKKQLLLDVLQDSEIESALVFTRTKHGANKIVKLLNKNSIEAEAIHGNKSQTARQRALGNFKDQKTRILVATDIAARGIDVDELKHVINYEIPNIPETYVHRIGRTGRAGANGTALSFCDAVEKEYLRDIEKLIGKNIPVVDDHEYPLVDHNPPDPKNQQNSNNGKSRKNNNKSRNQQKSRSTSGRKRKRSRN; this is encoded by the coding sequence ATCATTAAAAGAGCTTGGATACACACAGCCCACCCCAGTTCAATCAAAAGCCATCCCAATTGCCCTGAAAGGAACTGATGTCCTTGCATCAGCACAGACCGGTACTGGTAAAACCGCTGCTTTTGCTATACCCATTTTACAGAATCTGAGCAGTAGTACGGATACAAACCAGAGAAACAGGAAAATCCGCAGCCTGGTTGTAACACCCACCCGGGAACTTGCCATACAGATTGATGAGAGCCTGAAAAATTACGGCCGATATACCGATCTGAGAAGTACCGTGATATTTGGAGGTGTGAACCAGAAAAAACAGGTAAAAGAACTTAACCGTGGCGTGGACATTCTCACGGCAACACCCGGACGCTTACTCGACCTGATGAACCAGGGGCACATTTCACTTCGGGATGTAGAAGTTTTTGTACTTGATGAAGCCGACCGCATGCTCGATATGGGCTTCATCCATGATGTGAAAAAGATTATGGCGGATCTGCCAAAAAAACGCCAGACCCTCTTCTTTTCTGCAACCATGCCGCGTGAAATTGTTTCGCTTTCGAACTCCATCCTGCATAATCCTGTAAAAATAGAAATCACCCCGAATGAGCCAACCGTTGAAGCGATCTCGCAGGGCATTTACTTTGTGGATAAAGGAAATAAAAAACAACTGCTGCTTGATGTACTGCAGGATAGTGAAATCGAATCGGCACTTGTTTTCACACGCACCAAGCATGGCGCTAACAAAATTGTAAAGCTGCTCAACAAAAACAGCATTGAAGCAGAAGCCATTCACGGAAATAAATCACAAACGGCGCGTCAGCGTGCGCTGGGTAATTTTAAAGACCAGAAAACCCGTATTCTGGTTGCAACGGATATTGCCGCGCGCGGTATTGATGTAGATGAGTTGAAACACGTCATCAACTACGAAATACCTAACATTCCTGAAACGTATGTTCACCGAATTGGACGAACGGGCCGTGCCGGAGCCAATGGCACTGCACTTTCATTTTGTGATGCGGTTGAAAAAGAATATCTCCGTGATATTGAAAAACTCATCGGGAAAAATATCCCGGTTGTAGACGACCACGAATACCCGCTTGTGGATCACAATCCTCCTGATCCCAAAAATCAGCAGAATTCCAACAATGGAAAGTCCAGGAAGAATAACAACAAGAGCCGCAATCAGCAGAAGAGCCGATCAACTTCCGGGCGTAAAAGAAAACGCAGCAGGAACTGA
- a CDS encoding type III pantothenate kinase has product MIFIEAGNTAVKAVRVHPEKFDEIFRVETEQPALLKKEMQNLTDGEQILLSSVRKDMTEVINDTHNRLNVQQITYKNLGVVSLDYKTPETLGIDRVLACLGAATDAGGKDVIVIDSGTACTIDYMSGDFSFKGGVIMPGLAVYRKGMQQILPELPQTDHSLPDHFPGRSTEESLRWGVYGGFIYSIASFVEKYRKQNPSVKIYSAGGDGLKLSEDLRKRFSLSVNFRQELVFDGMRAYLSLNKEKEV; this is encoded by the coding sequence ATGATTTTTATTGAGGCCGGAAACACAGCTGTAAAAGCAGTGAGAGTTCACCCTGAAAAATTTGATGAGATTTTCCGTGTAGAAACAGAGCAGCCAGCCCTTCTGAAAAAAGAGATGCAAAATCTAACGGATGGCGAACAGATTCTGCTCTCGTCTGTTCGGAAGGATATGACTGAGGTGATAAATGACACCCACAACCGCCTTAATGTTCAGCAGATCACATACAAAAACCTTGGCGTTGTATCACTGGATTACAAGACACCGGAGACTCTGGGAATTGACAGGGTTCTGGCGTGTCTTGGCGCGGCCACAGATGCTGGCGGAAAGGATGTTATTGTCATAGATTCAGGTACAGCCTGTACGATCGATTACATGTCAGGGGATTTTTCTTTCAAGGGAGGCGTGATCATGCCCGGTCTGGCGGTATACCGGAAAGGGATGCAGCAAATTTTGCCCGAGCTGCCGCAAACGGATCATTCACTGCCCGACCATTTCCCGGGGCGGTCAACAGAGGAGTCCCTTCGCTGGGGAGTTTATGGCGGATTTATTTACTCCATTGCTTCATTTGTAGAGAAGTACAGGAAACAGAACCCATCCGTAAAAATCTATAGTGCGGGTGGTGATGGCCTGAAACTTTCTGAAGATCTGCGAAAGCGATTTTCACTCAGCGTGAATTTTCGGCAAGAGCTGGTTTTTGATGGGATGAGAGCATACCTCAGCCTGAATAAAGAAAAGGAAGTATGA
- a CDS encoding SDR family oxidoreductase, which yields MDIKNKIAIVTGASSGIGTEFSRKLIQEGATVYGLARNIDRLKELQNILGESFLPVKMDVTDHEKIASWVGKTFTEGKGPDILINNAGLGLFGPVDELKLEDWETMMNVNVNGIFYLTRQIVPLMKRSGSHSHIINIASIAGMLGNPNLSGYNATKFAVRGFSEALFKELRYDKIKVSCMFPGSIATSFFDNVDESETHDNMMQPEDVADTLMHLLKTPDNMLINEIVMRPLNPKNPNES from the coding sequence ATGGATATCAAAAACAAAATCGCCATTGTAACTGGAGCAAGCAGCGGAATTGGCACAGAATTCAGCCGAAAACTCATACAGGAAGGAGCAACCGTTTACGGACTTGCCAGGAATATTGACCGGTTGAAGGAGCTGCAAAACATTTTAGGCGAATCATTCCTGCCAGTAAAAATGGATGTAACCGATCACGAAAAAATTGCTTCCTGGGTGGGTAAAACGTTTACCGAAGGCAAAGGTCCTGATATTCTGATCAACAACGCCGGACTCGGCTTGTTTGGCCCCGTAGACGAACTGAAGCTGGAAGATTGGGAGACCATGATGAATGTAAATGTAAACGGCATTTTTTATCTCACCCGTCAGATCGTGCCGCTGATGAAGCGATCCGGCTCACACTCGCACATTATCAATATTGCATCTATTGCAGGAATGCTCGGTAATCCAAATCTATCGGGTTACAATGCAACCAAGTTCGCTGTCCGCGGTTTTAGTGAGGCGCTTTTCAAGGAGCTTCGGTATGATAAAATCAAAGTAAGTTGTATGTTTCCCGGCTCCATCGCCACCTCTTTTTTTGATAACGTGGATGAATCGGAAACGCACGATAATATGATGCAGCCCGAAGACGTTGCTGATACCCTCATGCATCTGCTCAAAACACCCGATAATATGCTGATTAATGAAATTGTGATGAGGCCGCTTAATCCCAAAAATCCGAATGAGTCGTAA
- a CDS encoding DUF4296 domain-containing protein, whose product MSRNFSFLLFFLLIAVAVSCSDPDRPEDLLDEDRYVHIFTELVIIQQLTDDQLGPVSREYLVEQVYEKYDVSEDRFNRSHHYFQRQPDKQLERIDRVENRIKAKRDLFQERLDEKTEGERTQPAVRDTT is encoded by the coding sequence ATGAGTCGTAATTTTTCGTTTCTCTTATTTTTCCTATTGATAGCTGTGGCCGTTTCATGCAGTGATCCGGACAGGCCAGAAGATCTTCTTGATGAGGATCGCTATGTCCACATTTTTACGGAATTGGTGATTATCCAGCAGCTTACTGATGATCAGCTCGGGCCTGTTTCCCGGGAATATCTCGTGGAGCAGGTGTATGAAAAATATGATGTCAGTGAAGATCGGTTCAATCGATCACATCACTATTTTCAGCGTCAGCCCGACAAACAGCTTGAACGAATCGATCGAGTTGAAAACCGGATCAAAGCGAAGAGAGATCTTTTCCAGGAACGCCTGGATGAAAAAACGGAGGGAGAGCGTACCCAGCCGGCCGTGCGCGATACTACCTGA
- a CDS encoding ATP-dependent DNA helicase RecQ gives MDTPDLSHARKALQKYWGYDSFRPSQDEVVQSVLDGKDTLVLFPTGGGKSLCYQVPALLFDGLTVVISPLVALMQDQVDQLKKNGIRATFINSTLPGYEVEQRLVNARNGMYKLLYIAPERLTTELWKHEQQNLNISLLAVDEAHCISEWGHSFRPSYRQIREELGDAADQVRWIALTATATPEVKDDIIKNLGFKNPTIIAGGFGRENLLWWVNQTPQRRRSLLNAVQKGAEKGSGIVYCSTRRDCMKWAAEFSKIGIISEAYHAGLQSSDREAIQKRWISGKTPVVVSTNAFGMGIDKADCRFVIHHTMPISIEAFYQEAGRAGRDGAESYPILIYKSGDAELAKKRIEGGYPEYKILQNVYNGLCDELELAIGSESIKPEPVSYDRVAKRTGLKKKQVDVSVRVLERLGVLEKTELHVSKIGVQFTAGRHYIRTQIQSSDSKKMEFLDTIFRQFGADAFEQMHYLDESYLCEKLNVTPRQLEKGLHVFAEHDRILNVEKLGDQPLIRLMDARMKKLQIDHNEAYHYRDVLLTKLNYMKQYIETDGCREQFLRTYFGETETSPCGHCDNCIKGSGNGAYSPDDQEIKRMEQLLDDGTHSLDQLVEETGWAKSKLKSILGIMAREERVVRVEDEGKVYKLRR, from the coding sequence ATGGATACACCTGATTTATCACACGCCCGGAAGGCGCTACAAAAATATTGGGGGTACGATTCCTTTCGGCCGAGCCAGGATGAAGTGGTTCAATCTGTTCTCGATGGCAAAGATACGCTGGTTCTGTTTCCAACCGGTGGCGGAAAATCACTTTGTTACCAGGTGCCCGCACTGCTTTTCGATGGCCTTACCGTGGTGATTTCCCCTCTCGTTGCCCTGATGCAAGACCAGGTGGATCAGCTCAAAAAAAATGGTATTCGGGCAACCTTTATCAACAGTACGCTTCCCGGATATGAGGTTGAACAGCGGCTGGTCAATGCCCGAAACGGAATGTATAAACTTCTGTATATCGCCCCGGAAAGACTCACTACAGAACTCTGGAAACATGAACAGCAAAACCTGAATATCTCCTTGCTGGCTGTAGACGAAGCACACTGTATATCAGAATGGGGACATAGTTTCAGGCCCAGTTACAGGCAGATACGAGAGGAACTGGGGGACGCGGCGGATCAGGTACGCTGGATTGCACTCACCGCTACCGCAACTCCAGAGGTGAAAGACGATATCATTAAAAACCTCGGGTTTAAAAATCCCACGATCATAGCAGGTGGATTTGGCAGAGAAAACCTGTTGTGGTGGGTCAATCAAACCCCACAGCGCCGCCGTTCACTATTAAATGCTGTACAAAAAGGAGCAGAAAAAGGCAGCGGAATCGTGTATTGCAGTACAAGAAGAGACTGCATGAAATGGGCAGCTGAATTCTCAAAAATCGGGATAATATCGGAGGCATATCACGCAGGCCTGCAGAGCAGTGACAGAGAAGCAATTCAGAAACGGTGGATCAGCGGTAAGACTCCAGTTGTGGTATCAACCAATGCGTTTGGTATGGGAATTGATAAAGCCGATTGCCGGTTTGTCATCCATCACACCATGCCGATTTCGATCGAGGCATTTTACCAGGAAGCGGGACGTGCAGGGCGTGATGGTGCCGAAAGTTATCCAATTCTGATCTATAAATCGGGAGATGCAGAACTTGCAAAAAAACGAATTGAAGGGGGGTATCCCGAATATAAAATCCTTCAAAATGTGTATAACGGACTTTGTGATGAACTGGAACTTGCCATCGGCAGTGAATCCATCAAACCGGAACCGGTCAGCTACGATCGCGTTGCCAAGAGAACCGGGCTTAAAAAAAAGCAGGTGGATGTGTCAGTCCGGGTTTTGGAAAGACTGGGAGTTTTAGAAAAAACGGAGCTGCATGTATCAAAAATCGGGGTGCAGTTTACAGCTGGCCGTCATTATATACGGACTCAAATTCAGAGCTCTGACTCAAAAAAAATGGAATTTCTGGATACGATCTTTCGTCAGTTCGGCGCCGATGCTTTTGAACAGATGCATTACCTGGATGAATCGTATCTGTGTGAAAAACTAAACGTCACACCGCGTCAGCTGGAGAAAGGTCTACACGTTTTTGCGGAGCATGACCGGATACTGAATGTTGAAAAACTTGGGGATCAGCCACTTATTCGGCTGATGGATGCACGAATGAAAAAACTCCAGATCGATCACAACGAAGCGTATCATTATCGGGATGTGCTACTGACCAAGCTCAATTATATGAAGCAGTATATTGAGACAGATGGCTGCCGTGAGCAGTTCCTGAGAACATATTTTGGCGAGACGGAGACTTCACCATGCGGTCATTGTGATAATTGCATTAAAGGTTCCGGTAACGGTGCCTATTCACCTGATGATCAAGAGATTAAACGGATGGAACAGCTACTGGATGACGGAACACACAGCCTCGATCAACTGGTTGAGGAGACCGGTTGGGCAAAATCGAAACTGAAATCAATACTGGGAATAATGGCTCGCGAGGAGCGGGTGGTGCGTGTAGAAGATGAGGGCAAGGTTTACAAACTCAGGAGATAA
- a CDS encoding succinate dehydrogenase/fumarate reductase iron-sulfur subunit, with the protein MTINLKIWRQENAKAKGRFQDYKLNGVSEHMSFLEMLDVLNENLIKEGKEPVEFDYDCREGICGSCNLVINGRAHGPKHLTAVCQLHMRNYSDGDTIVIEPPRAEAFPVIKDLVVDRSAFDRIIEAGGYVSIKTGAAPEANLIPVEKDTAEAAFDYATCIGCGACVAACPNSSASLFTGAKLAHLNSLPQGQPERNRRSVAMVEQMEKEGFGDCSNHAECEAVCPVGISISAIAEMRRGYMKAVV; encoded by the coding sequence ATGACGATTAACCTTAAGATATGGCGCCAGGAAAATGCGAAAGCAAAGGGCCGGTTTCAGGACTACAAACTGAACGGTGTGAGCGAGCATATGTCGTTCCTGGAGATGCTCGATGTACTGAACGAAAACCTGATTAAAGAAGGGAAAGAACCGGTTGAGTTTGATTATGACTGCCGCGAGGGAATCTGTGGTTCCTGCAACCTTGTGATCAACGGGCGGGCGCACGGGCCCAAGCACCTGACGGCTGTCTGTCAGCTTCATATGAGGAATTACAGCGATGGCGATACCATCGTAATCGAACCACCCCGCGCAGAAGCATTTCCTGTTATCAAAGATCTTGTTGTAGACCGTTCTGCTTTTGATCGCATTATTGAAGCGGGCGGCTATGTTTCGATTAAAACAGGTGCTGCACCTGAAGCGAACTTAATTCCGGTTGAGAAAGATACAGCCGAAGCAGCGTTTGACTATGCTACCTGCATCGGGTGCGGTGCATGTGTTGCGGCTTGCCCGAACTCGTCGGCATCTCTCTTTACAGGAGCAAAACTTGCACACCTGAACAGCCTGCCTCAGGGCCAGCCTGAGCGTAACAGACGCTCTGTTGCCATGGTTGAGCAGATGGAGAAGGAAGGATTCGGAGATTGTTCCAATCATGCTGAATGTGAAGCAGTGTGTCCGGTAGGTATCAGCATTTCTGCCATCGCGGAAATGCGTCGTGGATACATGAAAGCAGTCGTTTGA